The Pseudomonas cucumis sequence ATGTGCTGCAACCCATCGTCGACGGCCTGCCACTGGCGAAGATCTTCCCGCTGGGCTTCCAGGTCGATGGCTTCTGCTCTACGCCGTACCCGCCGATCCTCGGCTTGTCCCTGGCACAGTGGGCGCTGCTGGCGTTCGTGCTGATTGCGGTGCTGGTGCCGTTGCTCACTTCGCGTAACCGCAAAGCGCTGCGCTGAGGCTGTTCGCCGTACCGTTGCAGGCAAAAAAACGCCCCGGTTCTCGTTGAGAGGCCGGGGCGTTTTGCATATTCGCAGACCAAGTAAAAAGACCTTGATGCTCGACAAGGAAGGGTGCGACACGTATGCGACATGTTGTCACAGCTTGAGTGTCGCAAGGCATTTCAAATCGCGGGTTCAGGGAATCGCTTCGCACCAAAAACCGGCTCTTCCAGGCGCTGCCGGTTTCAATACTCGTCAGTCGAAACAGGCAGTTTTAACAGGGCCGGGGAAATTGCCAAAGCCCTTGTCGCATAGGGGGTAGAGCAGGGTCGAAGGCGAGCGCAGAGCCTTGGAAGCTGTCTGAACTTCGCGTGGTAGACCTACAATTTTTGGTGTTTTTGTTGAGAATTAATTTCGATACCATGGCGCACTTTTGCAAAAGCCGTTACTGATTGTTGTCGGATCGGATAAAAATTATTTCGGGATGAGACATGGTTTATGAATCGTTACATATCTACAATCGCCCGCACTGAATTCCCGGCACTGCTCACCCTTACTCAGGTGCATGAGCAGAACTAGGGTGTCGAGAGGCCTGATGGCTTCATGCGACTCCCAGGTGTCGGTGCCTTCCGACTATCCGCACCAAATGGAATTGGTCTGTAACAAGGCCCTTGACCACGAATTCGAATAAGAACTCACCGCAGGCCCAGCAATTGTCGAACAGCGTCTGACGCGCGACGGGCAGGCCCTTATTCAATCCAAGAAAAATGCCAACCCTTGGCAGGGTGAAGTGTTGGCGATCAAAACCCAACTGCATTGCGCAAGCTGCTTTAGAGGTCGTGAGATGAGTAAAAACAGGTACCCCAGACTACTAGGCTTATTGCCGCTGCTCGGCACGTTGTTGCTGGGAGGCTGCAACATGACCTTGCTCGACCCTAAGGGCCAGGTCGGCCTGGATGAGCGAAACCTGATCATCACCGCAACGCTGCTGATGCTGTTGGTCGTCGTGCCGGTCATCGTCATGACTTTCCTGTTCGCCTGGAAATACCGCGCGTCCAACCAAGACGCCGTCTACACGCCGAAGTGGTCGCACTCCACCAAGATCGAAATCGCAGTGTGGACGATCCCGGTGCTGATCATCATTGCCCTGGGTTACATCACCTACAAGTCGACCCACGCGCTTGACCCTTACAAGCCGCTGGAATCCGACGTCAAGCCAATCACCATTGAAGTGGTCGCGCTGGACTGGAAGTGGATGTTCATCTATCCGGAGCAAGGCATCGCCACGGTCAACAAGATCGTGTTCCCGGCCCACACGCCGATCAACTTCAAGGTGACGTCCGACTCCGTGATGAACTCGTTCTTCATCCCGGCCCTGGGCGGCCAGATTTACGCGATGGCCGGCATGCAGACCAAACTGCACCTGATCGCCAACCAGAACGCTGAAATGGACGGTATCTCCGCCAACTACAGCGGCGCGGGTTTCACCGGCATGAAGTTCAAAGCGATCGCCACCTCTCAGGAAGATTTCGACGCCTGGGTAAGCGAAGTCAAAAAGGCACCTAAACAGCTTGAAAAAGCTGAATACGAAGCCCTTTCCAAGCCAAGCCAGAACAACCCAGTCGAGCTCTACTCCTCGGTCACGCCGAACCTGTTCCAGATCATCGTCGACAAGTACGAAGGCATGAAACCGGGTCCGAAGGTGAAGCACGAGAAGAAAGAGAAAGAAGTGGCCGCTACGCAAGGAATGGACATGAACTCGCATTCAGCTGCCGGGGCAGAGGAGTAAACGATGTTTGGTAAATTAAGTTGGGAAGCGGTCCCGTTCCACGAGCCGATCGTGATGGTGACCATCGCCATGATCGCGCTCGGTGGTCTGGCACTGTTCGCTGCAATCACCTACTTCAAGAAGTGGACCTACCTGTGGACCGAGTGGCTGACCTCGGTCGACCACAAGAAAATCGGCGTGATGTACATCATCGTCGCCATGGTCATGCTGCTGCGCGGTTTTGCCGACGCCATCATGATGCGTACCCAGTTGGCGATGGCCACCGAGGGTTCGCCTGGCTACCTGCCACCTGAACACTATGACCAGATCTTCACCGCTCACGGTGTGATCATGATCATCTTCATGGCGATGCCATTCTTCACCGGCCTGATGAACCTTGCAGTGCCGCTGCAGATCGGCGCGCGTGACGTTGCCTACCCGTTCCTGAACTCCCTGAGCTTCTGGCTGCTGGTTTCCGGCGTGGTGCTGATCAACCTGTCCCTGGGCGTTGGCGAATTCGCCAAGACCGGCTGGGTTGCCTATCCGCCGCTGTCGGGCCTGCAATACAGCCCAGGCGTGGGGATGGATTATTACATCTGGGCGCTACAGCTATCCGGGCTAGGTACGACGCTGACGGGGGTCAACTTCCTGGCCACCGTGCTGAAAATGCGTACTCCTGGCATGAAGCTGATGGACATGCCGATCTTCACCTGGACCTGCACCTGGGCCAACGTTCTGATAGTGGCTTCGTTCCCGATCCTGACCGCTACCCTGGCGCTGCTGACGCTTGACCGTTACATGGATTTCCACATTTTCACCAATGAACTTGGTGGCAATCCGATGATGTACGTCAACCTGTTCTGGGCCTGGGGTCACCCCGAGGTTTACATCCTGATTCTGCCGGCGTTCGGGATCTTCTCCGAAGTCATCTCGACCTTCACCGGCAAGCGTCTGTTTGGCCACCACTCGATGGTCTACGCATCGGGCGCGATCTCGATCCTGGGCTTCAT is a genomic window containing:
- the cyoA gene encoding ubiquinol oxidase subunit II; the protein is MSKNRYPRLLGLLPLLGTLLLGGCNMTLLDPKGQVGLDERNLIITATLLMLLVVVPVIVMTFLFAWKYRASNQDAVYTPKWSHSTKIEIAVWTIPVLIIIALGYITYKSTHALDPYKPLESDVKPITIEVVALDWKWMFIYPEQGIATVNKIVFPAHTPINFKVTSDSVMNSFFIPALGGQIYAMAGMQTKLHLIANQNAEMDGISANYSGAGFTGMKFKAIATSQEDFDAWVSEVKKAPKQLEKAEYEALSKPSQNNPVELYSSVTPNLFQIIVDKYEGMKPGPKVKHEKKEKEVAATQGMDMNSHSAAGAEE